One Candidatus Binatia bacterium DNA window includes the following coding sequences:
- a CDS encoding ABC transporter permease, giving the protein MPPECKGAPLARGEGECHKDAVNPQGAERLPTEGARFELGKEGDAILVEVAGRWQLEGELPSPEDVEKEIERTKPVRVVFEGSRVAEWDTSLLAFLFRLSERCRELGVETDRSRLPAGLRRLLELAEAVPEAEEARREEAPRSFLARVGEATEAALGEAAEFLSFVGEVTLALVALARGRARCRLSDFLLMVQRCGADALPIVTVISFLVGLILAFVGAIQLQQFGASIYVADLVGIAMVREMGAMMTGIVMAGRTGAAFAAELGTMKVTQEVDALRTTGISPTEFLVLPRLLALFFMMPLLCVYSDFVGVLGGAAVGVSMLGLSWTTYYTQTTAAVTLGHLFGGILKAATYGALVAVAGCLRGMQCGRSSAAVGEAATSAVVTSIVLIIGACGVYAVVFYILGI; this is encoded by the coding sequence ATGCCGCCCGAGTGCAAAGGGGCGCCTCTTGCCAGGGGCGAGGGTGAGTGCCACAAGGACGCCGTGAACCCACAAGGAGCGGAGCGCCTTCCGACCGAGGGAGCGCGCTTCGAGCTCGGAAAGGAAGGAGACGCGATCCTCGTCGAGGTCGCAGGCCGCTGGCAACTCGAGGGGGAGCTTCCGTCGCCGGAGGACGTAGAGAAGGAAATCGAACGGACGAAGCCGGTCCGGGTGGTTTTCGAGGGGAGCCGCGTCGCGGAATGGGACACCTCGCTCCTCGCCTTTCTTTTCCGGCTGAGCGAGCGCTGCCGGGAGCTCGGCGTGGAAACCGACCGCTCGCGGCTTCCCGCCGGGCTCCGTCGTCTTCTCGAGCTGGCCGAAGCCGTGCCCGAAGCCGAGGAGGCCCGGCGAGAAGAGGCGCCTCGCTCCTTTCTCGCGCGTGTCGGGGAAGCGACCGAGGCCGCTCTCGGCGAGGCGGCCGAGTTCCTTTCCTTCGTGGGCGAGGTCACGCTCGCACTCGTGGCCCTCGCGCGCGGCCGCGCGCGCTGCCGGCTTTCGGACTTCCTCCTCATGGTGCAGCGCTGCGGCGCCGACGCCCTTCCGATCGTGACGGTGATCAGCTTTCTCGTGGGACTCATCCTCGCGTTCGTCGGGGCCATCCAGCTCCAGCAGTTCGGGGCGTCCATTTACGTGGCCGACCTCGTCGGCATCGCCATGGTACGGGAGATGGGCGCCATGATGACGGGAATCGTCATGGCCGGCCGCACCGGAGCGGCCTTTGCGGCCGAGCTCGGCACGATGAAGGTGACCCAGGAAGTCGACGCGCTCCGGACGACCGGGATCTCCCCGACGGAGTTTCTCGTGCTGCCTCGACTTCTCGCCCTCTTTTTCATGATGCCGCTTCTCTGCGTGTACTCGGACTTCGTGGGGGTGCTCGGCGGGGCAGCCGTGGGGGTCTCGATGCTGGGCCTCTCCTGGACCACCTACTACACGCAAACGACGGCCGCGGTCACGCTCGGCCACCTCTTCGGCGGTATTCTCAAGGCCGCCACGTACGGGGCGCTCGTCGCCGTGGCCGGATGCCTGCGGGGGATGCAGTGCGGGCGGAGCTCGGCGGCGGTCGGGGAAGCCGCCACCTCGGCGGTGGTGACTTCGATCGTGCTGATCATCGGCGCCTGCGGGGTTTACGCCGTCGTTTTTTACATCCTGGGGATCTGA
- a CDS encoding paraquat-inducible protein B, with the protein MAKRANVTLIGGFVVGAAALVVLGITLFGSGRLFRETHEYVLYFDSSVNGLTVGAPVKFKGVEVGSVKDILLSLDGQGFGDVRIPVIIELDAEKITEKGVQLDLDDPRTMENLIRQGLRARLSTESIVTGLLYVSLDFHPGTPIDLVKPPNVPYQEIPTLPTILEEAQTAASEIIAKFQEIDLAKLVDSATETMQSLNEILRSPTLRAAVESLDGTVENLDRTVASIRKLAEDLNSHLGGVTKSLERTAGEATRALEEARLTLEALRELAEPGSPLTHQIGKTMEDVAAAARAFRNLAEYLERNPSAILRGRGGDEER; encoded by the coding sequence ATGGCGAAACGCGCGAACGTAACGCTGATCGGTGGCTTCGTCGTCGGCGCGGCGGCACTCGTCGTCCTCGGTATCACGCTCTTCGGCTCGGGTCGCCTCTTCCGCGAAACCCACGAGTACGTCCTCTACTTCGACAGTTCGGTGAACGGCCTCACGGTCGGTGCCCCGGTCAAGTTCAAGGGAGTCGAGGTGGGCTCCGTCAAGGACATCCTCCTGAGTCTCGACGGCCAGGGGTTCGGCGACGTTCGCATTCCCGTGATCATCGAACTCGACGCGGAGAAAATCACCGAAAAGGGGGTCCAGCTCGACCTCGACGACCCCCGGACGATGGAAAACCTGATCCGACAGGGCCTCCGGGCTCGGCTGAGCACCGAAAGCATCGTGACGGGGCTCCTCTACGTCTCGCTCGATTTCCACCCGGGTACGCCCATCGACCTCGTCAAGCCCCCGAACGTGCCCTACCAGGAGATTCCCACGCTGCCCACGATCCTCGAAGAGGCCCAGACCGCAGCCTCCGAAATCATCGCCAAATTCCAGGAAATCGACCTGGCCAAGCTCGTGGACTCCGCCACCGAGACCATGCAGTCGCTCAACGAGATCCTGCGTTCCCCCACGCTACGCGCCGCCGTGGAGTCTCTCGACGGTACCGTCGAAAACCTCGACCGAACGGTGGCGAGCATCCGCAAACTCGCCGAGGACTTGAACTCGCACCTGGGTGGCGTAACCAAAAGCCTCGAGCGCACGGCCGGGGAGGCGACGCGCGCGCTCGAAGAGGCACGCCTCACTCTCGAAGCACTGCGCGAGCTCGCCGAACCCGGTTCCCCCCTCACGCACCAGATCGGCAAGACGATGGAGGACGTAGCGGCTGCGGCTCGGGCGTTCCGCAACCTCGCCGAGTACCTCGAACGGAACCCGAGCGCCATCCTTCGAGGTCGGGGAGGAGACGAAGAGCGATGA